tagaaaatttaaataatatagcacTTTATTGTTAAAGGgaagtttttgttaaaaactaTTGATTTAAACAGCACAATcacgaaattaatttcatttgtatttgtttgctatttgttataaaaccaaaataataatctaAGAAATTGCAGCTAATGCAATGTAAAATATGTACAATAAAAGCAGACCACGAAATGGCACACAAGGAATTAAGGAGACGGAAAGAGAGGGGGTAAAGAGGGAGTAAATAGCAGTGTCATGAATGAATACGATGTGCGGAAGTGTGTATGTATGTCACGAGAAAGAGACGGGGCAATTGCTGATTGCGGTATTTGCATCCCGCCAAGAGCGAGCGAGATGTAAGCTGCGACGAACGACAGGCGCGTGCATGCGCCAAATGCCTGATTGGAATGGTACATTTCTACACGTTTGTGCAGCTGGAAAGCTTTTCGCGCCAATTTTGCGCCAAGAAAAGTGCAgctcagcagcaacaacaaaatcacaacaatcagcaccagcaacaaacaaacaggtTTTTCATCGGCTGACCGACAATTTCGGTTGAAGGCGAAGGGCAAAACCAGCTAAAAACCCACCAAAATTCACAGATAAATGCAGGCAACAACaagttttggcttttgttgtgGTTAAGAGCGTTTTATGCTAATTATTGGAGGCGGGGCAACACGCACACCAACACAATCCCCCCCTCCCCCTTCTCCGACAACCACTCACACATACACAGTTTGTTACGCTTTGTTCGCTGTAACGAATACAGCAACAAAGCAAAGCAGAATCCCCATTTACATACACACTAATGCTCAACTGCTTACAAGGCACAAATTTTAGAACGCTTTAACCTCGAAGATAACGTTGCTTACCCGATTAGGTTTTATAGCCAGCAGACGGCACGCACTTTAAATTACCCAATTATAGTAAGTTTTCCACAATTCAAACAGTTTATTTAGTGGTTTTTAACGATTTTTGAGGAGCGACAAGCAGGTCGCAGGTGTAGATGAAGACTATTTACCATTCGCTTTTGCTCCGCTATTCTACACACAGGGTTGCATTGCGCGGGAAACCAGTGTTGAAAGTTGCAAGCAGATTGGTTGTTAAAATGGCGGGCAGTTCAAACCATTTACCACCGATAACAATAACTATTTTGactaattttagttattttaacttttaattctCTAAACATCCCTATCcgttaaattaatgttaacatttatttatatttataattttctttaataagtaaattaataaatttaatcagATGCAGACAAAACGAATTTTAATTACGTTAATTTCTTAAGaggttataattatttttgaatttaccaacaaactacaaatatttaatttaaaatttaaatctcaaTAATActgttttaaacaaataaatgtcaGTTGTGCCACCCCATTAGCaaataccaaaaacaaatagaataataaaaatgttacagGCAGTTGTGAAATCTTTATTGCAACAAGTGAGGAATTAATGGGTTTGAACATTTACATATCCTCCACGCTGTACTTGTAGGCCTCGTCCTGCATCGCCCGGCGTTCGCTCTGCTTGTCGAACCACCGCTGCTCATAGCCATTGGATCGATCCACGCCATCCCAGCGATATCCGGGCCGGATTCCGAAGCGATTCTCTGGAAAGCTGCCCTCATACTTGGGCATTACCGGCTTATTGTCCAGCTGATCGCGTTTCTTGCGCTTTTGGCGCATATAGTCCAGCATCGGATCGTCAGCGTGCTCCTGCTCCCTGAGATGCCTGTCCAGATCCTCGTCGTTGGCGTAGCGCGCCACCGGCTTGGAGGCTTCATGGGCCATCTCCTCGAGGCGGGTATTTCGATCTTCTATTTGCTTTAGGCCCTTGCCCCAACGATCATACAGctccttctttttcttctcaTGCTCTTCCTTGCGGCGCTGTTCGGCGGGATCCTCGTTGGCTGCATCCCGTGCCCTGCGACCCTTTCTTCCAGTGCTCCGCATCTGTACCTCCCCATCCCGGCCAGAAATCTCCGTTGACATTTTCTCGAACAGATCATGCTCTTGTCGCCGCCTTTCGtctgtttccttttttaaggATTGCGCATCCTGCAGCCCTGCTTTCTTGCCATCTAGAGTCTTGGTGGATTTGGGCTTGTGCGTGGGTGGCGGTGAAAGTGATTTGCTAGGCGACGCCTTGGCCCAGCGACTCTTCCTCTCTTCTTTGAAGCGATTACGGGGCGGAGGACTTTGATCGCGATCCTTGCTAAATGATCTACGGTTCCTGGGTGGACTACTTGGGgatttatttcgttttctGGGCGGACTTTGGTCCGAGTTGCGTCTTCGTCTTGGTGGAGACTGATCTTCATTCTGTCGTCTTCTTGGCGGACTCTGATCGTTTTTCTTTTGCCTCCTTGCTGGCGATTGCTTATCATCTCTACGTCTTCTAGGTGGGCTTTGATCGGAGTCTCTTCTCTTTCGAACAGGAGATTGGTCGTCGTCTTTACTGTTTCTGGGCGGGCTCTGGTCAGAATCTCTTCTCCCTCTTGGTGGAGACTGATTGTCGGCCTTACGTCTTCTAGATGGGCTTTGGTCGGAATCTCTTCTCCTTCTAGGTGGAGATGAATCCTTATTCCTATTTCTTCTGGGTGGGCTCTGGTCGGAGTTACTTCTACGACGTCTGGGTGGACTTTGATCGGAATCTCTTCTCCTTCTGGTTGGTGATGACTTCTCGTTCCTTTTTCTAGGAGGACTCTGATCTGAATCTCTTCTTTTTCTTGCCGGCGATTGATCTTTGTCTTTTTGTCTTCTTGGTGGCGATTGGTGGCCATTTCTGGCTTTTCTTGGTGGACTGTGATTTGAGTTTCTACGTTTTCTTCGTGGTGGTGATTGATCTGCATCTCTTCCTCTTCTGGGAGGACTCTGATCCGAGCTATCCGCCCTTCTGTGACTCGGAGATCGATCCCTTGTCCTCCTGTGAGGACTCGGTTCCCGTTTCGGTTGCCTTTTCGACCTCACTGGGCTCAAATCCCTTTCTTGCTTGATTTTAACCGGAGGACTTCTTCTTGACGGAGAGAACTCATCCTTAATTTTAACTACCGAGGCTTTGCGCCCCCACATTTCCTGCTCCTCATCCAAGGGCTCCTGTTTGATGCGAATGGCAGGTGCTGGCGAGGATCCCTCGTGCTCCTCCTTGACTTCGTCCTTGACGGCGATGTTGCGCCACTTGCTGCGCGCATTGGGATCGTCCTCGATGTATTCGGCCACAATTTGGGGAGCATCCTCGCCGCCCAGTATCAGGTCCTCGTCCATTTCGCGGTCATCGTTCTCGTAGGCATCGTCATCGATGATTTTCACCTTGGCGGCCTTCTTGTGCTTCTTctccttctttttcttcttcttctccttGTCGCCGGAGAGGTACTTTTTGAGGTACTCCTTCTGGTTTATGACTTTGGCCTTTTGCATGGACATTTCCGGGTAATTAAAGcggcaaatggcaaattacaaaattgttgtttacgTTTAGAATATTCTAAGCGAATCAATAGGACCGTTGGTCGAATTATATGAAATGCCACATGGCCAAGTGCTGTTAAACCGCGCCTAACAGCACAATGTTAACTATTTCAGCTATCTGGCAGCCCTAGacaattttatacatttagtTTACTTAGGTTAATGGTATAAAACAAGTTATATTAGTGTATAAATTAAACCTTTAtagttaatattaatattaccGATAGATTACCCACAACTGTAAGTCTCAATAACTTGTACCTTTCTTCtgtaaaagtaatttaaatatattttcctgcGCGCGCTAGAGATGGACTGTAATTTAAAGTGATTTCGGCTCTACCGATAGGTAAGCCAAAtcttaaatgtaaacaaagtTATAACTTTCATTATATTACTTATTGACAAAAAAAGCTATTTCTCTTTACAAGAACAAGCATTTACTAAAAATCCAGTTCAAGTTTTGGCTCCGATGAATTTCCGGATTCCCGCCACCCATATATCGGCCATCTCTAAGTTCCGAGAGACAATATTTTTCCCCCAAGTTTCCTTGCCGTGCGGCGTGCTTTCCTCAGAAATACGTGCCAAAAAACAGGCGAAAACTGGTCGCGATATTCGCTTAGTTAGATCAAACAGCAGCGAGTTCTTCGACTTTCGGAGAGTGTTAAGAAGAAGTGCAACTAAGCATCGTGTTGCATGGGAGTTGCCGATCCGGCCGCCGGCCCTTGCTGGCGGCGTTATCAATGGGGGATTAACTTCCATGAGGATTCCTAAAAATGTAAGTACTAAGTACGGAAGTAAGCTGCTTAGAGCGGATTTAAATCGAACCGCTCCACGCCAATTATTTGGCTTACTTCCTGAAAATTCTCAAGTACGCCCTGCTCTTCAGGAGACAATGTGAAGAGTCCTTATTCTCGAGGGTTCCAGTACCAGAGCCTTTTTGCGAAATGATGCGAGGATGACAGGGATGGACTAAGTGACGGTG
This genomic window from Drosophila gunungcola strain Sukarami chromosome 3R, Dgunungcola_SK_2, whole genome shotgun sequence contains:
- the LOC128266356 gene encoding BUD13 homolog, with the translated sequence MSMQKAKVINQKEYLKKYLSGDKEKKKKKKEKKHKKAAKVKIIDDDAYENDDREMDEDLILGGEDAPQIVAEYIEDDPNARSKWRNIAVKDEVKEEHEGSSPAPAIRIKQEPLDEEQEMWGRKASVVKIKDEFSPSRRSPPVKIKQERDLSPVRSKRQPKREPSPHRRTRDRSPSHRRADSSDQSPPRRGRDADQSPPRRKRRNSNHSPPRKARNGHQSPPRRQKDKDQSPARKRRDSDQSPPRKRNEKSSPTRRRRDSDQSPPRRRRSNSDQSPPRRNRNKDSSPPRRRRDSDQSPSRRRKADNQSPPRGRRDSDQSPPRNSKDDDQSPVRKRRDSDQSPPRRRRDDKQSPARRQKKNDQSPPRRRQNEDQSPPRRRRNSDQSPPRKRNKSPSSPPRNRRSFSKDRDQSPPPRNRFKEERKSRWAKASPSKSLSPPPTHKPKSTKTLDGKKAGLQDAQSLKKETDERRRQEHDLFEKMSTEISGRDGEVQMRSTGRKGRRARDAANEDPAEQRRKEEHEKKKKELYDRWGKGLKQIEDRNTRLEEMAHEASKPVARYANDEDLDRHLREQEHADDPMLDYMRQKRKKRDQLDNKPVMPKYEGSFPENRFGIRPGYRWDGVDRSNGYEQRWFDKQSERRAMQDEAYKYSVEDM